One window of the Ammospiza nelsoni isolate bAmmNel1 chromosome 2, bAmmNel1.pri, whole genome shotgun sequence genome contains the following:
- the MIX23 gene encoding protein MIX23 has translation MAAPSGAAICEDFAEFQELLRVMRTIDDRIVHELNTTIPTASFVGKVDPGQTCKELYESLMDAHTKRERIIKDCISQTSAVVKTLKEEREKAHEDATLLKQLRKEQTKLKLMQSELNVEEVVNDRSWKVFNERCRIHYKPPKSQ, from the exons ATGGCGGCGCCCAGCGGAGCCGCGATCTGCGAGGACTTCGCCGAGTTCCAG gagctgctcagggtgaTGAGGACAATCGATGATAGAATTGTTCATGAGTTAAACACTACGATTCCAACAGCTTCCTTTGTGGGGAAAGTTGATCCTGGCCAGACGTGTAAAGAGCTGTACGAGTCT TTGATGGATGCTCACACCAAGAGAGAAAGAATCATCAAAGACTGCATCTCTCAGACTTCCGCTGTAGTGAAAACCctcaaagaagagagggaaaaggccCATGAAGATGCAACATTATTAAAGCAACTCAGGAAAGAGCAGACAAAG TTGAAATTGATGCAGTCGGAGCTCAATGTTGAAGAAGTGGTAAACGACAGAAGCTGGAAG GTATTTAATGAGCGGTGCCGAATTCACTACAAGCCTCCAAAGAGTCAATGA